A single Brevundimonas sp. M20 DNA region contains:
- a CDS encoding aldo/keto reductase, whose translation MTDQPAITVDGHTIPLLGFGTWNLEPADARKMVAEALRIGYRHIDTAWIYKNEAAVGDGIRDAIAAGHVKREDIWLTTKIWVAHFHRADLLKQAKESAEALGFTPDLLLLHWPKPEPSFEETLGALNEALEQGFTKSIGLSNFPSFDFARAQTLSKAKLVTNQVEYHPYLKLTSLIATAKELGSSITAWSPLAQGNIATDPTLIEIGKAHGKSAGQVTLRWLIQQNIIAIPRTSKVSRAEESFDIFDFELSAEEMDRIHALARPDGRLGDWLDKAFQWDEEWA comes from the coding sequence ATGACCGACCAGCCCGCCATCACCGTCGACGGCCACACCATCCCCCTGCTCGGCTTCGGGACTTGGAATCTGGAGCCGGCCGACGCCCGCAAGATGGTCGCCGAGGCCCTGCGTATCGGCTACCGCCACATCGACACGGCGTGGATTTACAAGAACGAGGCGGCGGTCGGCGACGGCATCCGCGACGCCATCGCCGCCGGCCATGTGAAGCGCGAGGACATCTGGCTGACGACCAAGATCTGGGTCGCGCACTTCCACCGCGCCGACCTGCTGAAGCAGGCGAAGGAGTCCGCCGAGGCGCTGGGCTTCACGCCCGACCTGCTGCTGCTGCACTGGCCCAAACCCGAGCCGTCGTTCGAGGAGACGCTGGGCGCCCTCAATGAGGCGCTGGAGCAGGGCTTCACGAAGAGCATCGGCCTGTCGAACTTCCCGTCGTTCGACTTCGCCCGCGCCCAGACCCTGTCGAAGGCGAAACTGGTCACCAACCAGGTCGAGTATCACCCCTACCTGAAACTCACGTCGCTGATCGCCACGGCGAAGGAACTGGGCTCGTCGATCACCGCATGGTCGCCGCTGGCCCAAGGCAACATCGCCACCGATCCGACCCTGATCGAGATCGGCAAGGCGCACGGCAAGTCCGCCGGTCAGGTCACCCTGCGCTGGCTGATCCAGCAGAACATCATCGCCATCCCCCGCACCAGCAAGGTCAGCCGCGCCGAGGAAAGCTTCGACATCTTCGACTTCGAACTGTCGGCGGAAGAGATGGACCGCATCCACGCCCTCGCCCGTCCCGACGGCCGCCTCGGCGACTGGCTCGACAAGGCCTTCCAGTGGGACGAAGAATGGGCTTGA
- a CDS encoding serine aminopeptidase domain-containing protein: protein MTDLTIRDFTAPAADGYPLSMRLVSASEPIVAVLVSSGTGFPKGFYDRFARYLAGKGAAVLTYDFRGIAGSRPDDLAAMQMDYVDWGRLDMPAALDALIEAAPDLPVVHVGHSVGGHFLGFMPNQHRISKHAFVSVGSGYWGRHHRSYNPMELFFWLGFGPLSLVRHGYIKGGGLWAGTDLPRGVFETWRRWCLKEPYFLDELKHELRPHHFDAVTAPIHSWIFTDDPIATPTTGPILMQVYPNAPRDITVHTPADFSLKRIGHEGAFRKGMEPLWDKIADWLLEPAASQHR, encoded by the coding sequence GTGACCGACCTGACGATCCGCGACTTCACCGCCCCGGCCGCCGACGGCTATCCGCTGTCGATGCGGCTGGTCTCCGCCTCCGAGCCGATCGTGGCGGTTCTGGTCAGTTCCGGCACCGGCTTCCCCAAGGGGTTCTACGACCGGTTCGCCCGGTATCTGGCGGGCAAGGGCGCGGCGGTCCTGACCTATGACTTCCGCGGCATCGCGGGCTCGCGCCCAGACGATCTGGCGGCGATGCAGATGGACTATGTCGACTGGGGCCGTCTCGACATGCCCGCGGCGCTGGACGCCCTGATCGAGGCCGCGCCGGACCTGCCGGTCGTCCATGTCGGCCACAGCGTCGGCGGCCATTTCCTCGGCTTCATGCCCAATCAGCACCGGATTTCGAAGCACGCCTTCGTCTCGGTTGGCAGCGGCTACTGGGGCCGCCACCACCGGTCCTACAATCCCATGGAGTTATTCTTCTGGCTCGGCTTCGGCCCGCTCAGCCTGGTCCGGCACGGCTATATCAAGGGCGGCGGCTTGTGGGCCGGGACCGACCTGCCACGCGGCGTCTTCGAGACCTGGCGACGCTGGTGCCTGAAGGAGCCCTACTTCCTCGATGAGCTGAAGCATGAGTTGAGGCCGCATCACTTCGACGCCGTCACCGCTCCGATCCACTCGTGGATATTCACTGACGATCCCATCGCCACACCCACGACCGGGCCGATCCTGATGCAGGTCTATCCCAACGCCCCGCGCGACATTACCGTGCACACGCCCGCCGATTTCAGCCTGAAGCGCATCGGCCACGAGGGCGCATTCCGGAAGGGGATGGAGCCTTTGTGGGACAAGATTGCGGACTGGCTGCTTGAACCGGCGGCGTCACAGCATAGGTAA
- a CDS encoding DUF3297 family protein, which produces MTDLPDRLSVDPDSKFHDADLLAQGIGVRFKGEEKTNVEEYCISEGWVRLAVGNRVDRRGKALTVKLQGPVEVWIKGDA; this is translated from the coding sequence ATGACCGACCTTCCTGACCGCCTGTCCGTCGATCCCGACAGCAAGTTCCACGATGCCGACCTGCTGGCGCAGGGCATCGGCGTCCGCTTCAAGGGCGAGGAAAAGACCAACGTCGAGGAATACTGCATCTCGGAAGGCTGGGTCCGTCTGGCCGTCGGCAACCGTGTCGACCGCCGCGGCAAGGCCCTGACCGTGAAGCTGCAGGGGCCTGTCGAGGTGTGGATCAAGGGCGACGCCTGA
- a CDS encoding M20/M25/M40 family metallo-hydrolase, with amino-acid sequence MRLSVRLLAASALALGFAAPAFAQDAATIQRAERIRDAALEQNIALDYVTRLTTTFGARPAGSPSEQAAAEWAAGYMRQHGFQNVRIETFPLIGWERGEESASIVGAHPQRLVVAALGHSPGTNGVIEAEVVRFTSLEDLNAAPAGSLTGKIAYVDAGQMVRMQDGAGYGPLTRIRGAGPAAAASKGAVAFIMRSVGSDEHRMPHTGTTRYVEGRVPLPGFALSAPDASQLSRLIASGETVRLRLSSTAHTYETVSQNVVGEITGASRPNEVIVLGSHMDSWDLGTGAIDDGAGGAITLAAAKAIAESGRRPARTVRVVLYGSEEVAQPNDTGNGGGAYLRGIGAAVEQHIIAGESDFGADRVYALQLPPGAQNSAFQRAATQVLYPIGVLASAEPELHGGADVGPLAEAGVPVFGLSQDGTRYFDLHHTADDTLDKIDPEQLSQNVAAWAGLVYLIADSDVDFRALRSAASAPAH; translated from the coding sequence ATGCGTCTGTCCGTCCGTCTTCTCGCCGCCAGCGCCCTGGCGCTGGGCTTCGCCGCCCCGGCCTTCGCGCAGGACGCCGCGACCATCCAGCGGGCCGAGCGCATTCGGGACGCGGCGCTCGAGCAGAACATCGCGCTCGACTACGTCACCCGCCTGACCACCACCTTCGGCGCCCGTCCGGCGGGATCGCCCTCGGAGCAGGCCGCCGCCGAATGGGCGGCCGGCTACATGCGCCAGCACGGCTTCCAGAACGTCCGCATCGAAACCTTCCCGCTGATCGGCTGGGAGCGGGGCGAGGAGAGCGCCTCCATCGTCGGCGCGCATCCGCAGCGTCTGGTGGTCGCGGCGCTGGGCCATTCGCCCGGCACCAACGGCGTGATCGAGGCCGAGGTGGTGCGCTTTACCAGCCTTGAAGACCTGAACGCCGCCCCGGCCGGCTCGTTGACCGGCAAGATCGCCTATGTCGACGCGGGCCAGATGGTCCGCATGCAGGACGGCGCCGGCTATGGTCCGCTGACCCGCATCCGGGGCGCGGGGCCCGCCGCTGCGGCGTCCAAGGGGGCTGTGGCCTTCATCATGCGCTCGGTCGGCTCGGACGAGCACCGCATGCCGCACACCGGCACCACCCGCTATGTCGAGGGCCGCGTGCCCCTGCCGGGCTTCGCCCTGTCGGCGCCCGACGCCAGCCAGCTGTCGCGCCTGATCGCGAGCGGCGAGACGGTGCGTCTGCGTCTGTCCTCGACCGCCCATACCTATGAGACCGTGTCCCAGAACGTGGTCGGCGAGATCACCGGCGCCTCGCGTCCGAACGAGGTGATCGTGCTGGGCTCGCACATGGACAGCTGGGATCTGGGCACCGGCGCCATCGACGACGGCGCGGGCGGGGCGATCACCCTGGCCGCCGCCAAGGCCATCGCCGAAAGCGGTCGTCGTCCGGCCCGTACGGTGCGCGTGGTCCTGTACGGCTCGGAAGAAGTGGCCCAGCCGAACGACACCGGCAACGGTGGCGGCGCCTATCTGCGCGGCATCGGCGCGGCGGTGGAACAGCATATCATCGCGGGCGAAAGCGACTTCGGCGCCGACCGGGTCTATGCCCTGCAGCTGCCGCCCGGCGCCCAGAACAGCGCCTTCCAGCGCGCCGCGACGCAGGTGCTGTATCCCATCGGCGTGCTGGCCTCGGCCGAGCCGGAACTGCACGGCGGCGCCGACGTCGGGCCTCTGGCCGAGGCGGGGGTGCCGGTGTTCGGCCTGAGCCAGGACGGCACCCGCTATTTCGACCTGCACCACACCGCCGACGACACCCTGGACAAGATCGATCCGGAACAACTGAGCCAGAACGTGGCCGCGTGGGCCGGGCTGGTGTACCTGATCGCCGATTCCGACGTGGACTTCCGGGCCCTGCGCTCGGCGGCGAGTGCGCCTGCTCACTGA
- a CDS encoding LacI family DNA-binding transcriptional regulator — MNKAVKIDDVARLAGVSPMTVSRVMNRAAGVREKTREVVQAAIEELGYRPNAAARNLARAGAGRLGMLYSNPSAGYLTQFLLGALEGAHQVGAQLVLEKCEADPDSERAAVTRLAEGGVTGVVLPPPHGESWAALAAVKAKGLAVVAVAPGRFKSAAPAIRIDDLAASAEMTRYLLELGHRRIGFIKGAANQTASAERLIGFETEVAAFAEPVEALIEAGEFTYRSGFDAAERLLAADPPPTAIFASNDDMAAAAIAAAHRRGLDVPRDLTVVGFDDIPVAQEIWPALTTVRQPVAEMAETAVRLLSETQGPADEGESGVQHLIRHQLIIRDSSAAPRG, encoded by the coding sequence GTGAACAAGGCCGTCAAGATCGACGACGTGGCGCGTCTTGCGGGCGTATCGCCCATGACCGTGTCGCGGGTGATGAACCGCGCGGCCGGTGTGCGGGAAAAGACCCGCGAGGTCGTACAGGCCGCGATCGAGGAGCTGGGCTATCGCCCCAACGCCGCCGCCCGCAATCTGGCGCGAGCCGGGGCCGGGCGACTGGGCATGCTCTATTCCAATCCCAGCGCCGGATACCTGACCCAATTCCTGCTGGGCGCGCTGGAAGGCGCGCATCAGGTCGGCGCACAGCTGGTGCTCGAGAAATGCGAAGCCGATCCTGACAGTGAAAGGGCGGCGGTGACGCGGCTGGCCGAAGGCGGGGTGACGGGCGTTGTCCTGCCGCCGCCACACGGCGAGAGCTGGGCGGCTCTGGCCGCGGTCAAGGCGAAGGGGCTGGCGGTGGTCGCCGTGGCGCCGGGCCGGTTCAAGTCGGCGGCTCCGGCGATCCGCATCGACGACCTCGCGGCCTCGGCCGAGATGACCCGCTATCTGCTGGAGCTGGGCCATCGCCGCATCGGCTTCATCAAGGGCGCCGCCAACCAGACGGCCAGCGCCGAGCGTCTGATCGGTTTCGAAACCGAGGTGGCGGCCTTCGCAGAGCCGGTGGAGGCGCTGATCGAGGCGGGCGAGTTCACCTATCGCTCGGGCTTCGACGCGGCGGAGCGACTTCTGGCGGCTGACCCGCCGCCGACAGCCATCTTCGCGTCGAACGACGATATGGCGGCTGCGGCCATCGCGGCGGCGCACCGGCGTGGGCTGGACGTGCCGCGTGACCTGACCGTGGTGGGCTTCGACGACATTCCGGTGGCGCAGGAAATCTGGCCCGCCCTGACCACCGTCCGTCAGCCGGTCGCCGAGATGGCGGAAACCGCCGTGCGCCTGTTGAGTGAGACGCAGGGCCCCGCCGACGAGGGTGAGAGCGGCGTCCAACATCTGATCCGGCACCAGCTCATTATTCGCGACTCCTCCGCGGCTCCGCGCGGCTAG
- a CDS encoding fumarylacetoacetate hydrolase family protein — translation MGREGEALRIQDYLPADWPEAILAGRVQTGDGPSPVLVREGRLIDVSLTAPTMADLLARPDAATVEGVDMGPIADMDFRTTWSGGDIELLSPVDLQCIKASGVTFAVSAMERVIEERARGDSTAAEGIRADLGRRIGGDLSAVKPGSEQAQALKAALIADGMWSQYLEVAIGPDAEIFTKAPILSSVGWGAEVGVHPGSAWNNPEPEVVLVCDPSGRTVGASLGNDVNLRDVEGRSALLLGKAKDNNASAAIGPFIRLFDGRFGMDDVRKAEVRLEVIGPDGFVMDGTSNMALISRDPEELVRQAAGANHQYPDGFALYLGTMFAPVDDRGPPGLGFTHKVGDRVRVSSPKLGVLENIVTTSDKAPPWVFGVSALMRNLAQRGLLGASV, via the coding sequence ATGGGGCGCGAGGGGGAAGCGTTGCGTATACAGGACTACCTTCCGGCCGATTGGCCCGAAGCCATACTGGCTGGGCGAGTGCAAACCGGGGATGGGCCGTCGCCCGTTCTGGTTCGCGAAGGTCGTCTGATCGACGTCAGCCTTACCGCCCCCACCATGGCCGACCTGCTGGCGCGTCCTGACGCGGCGACGGTCGAGGGCGTGGATATGGGGCCTATCGCGGATATGGACTTCCGCACGACCTGGAGCGGCGGCGACATCGAGCTGCTGTCACCGGTCGACCTGCAATGCATCAAGGCCTCGGGCGTGACCTTCGCGGTCTCTGCGATGGAGCGGGTGATCGAGGAGCGCGCGCGCGGTGATTCCACCGCCGCCGAAGGCATCCGCGCCGATCTGGGCCGTCGCATCGGCGGCGATCTGTCGGCGGTGAAGCCGGGCTCGGAGCAGGCGCAGGCCCTGAAGGCCGCCCTGATCGCAGACGGCATGTGGTCCCAGTATCTGGAAGTCGCCATCGGCCCAGACGCCGAGATTTTCACAAAGGCCCCGATCCTGTCGTCGGTCGGCTGGGGCGCCGAGGTCGGCGTCCATCCCGGCTCCGCCTGGAACAATCCTGAGCCTGAAGTGGTGCTGGTTTGCGACCCGTCGGGCCGGACGGTCGGCGCATCGCTGGGCAACGACGTCAACCTGCGCGACGTCGAGGGCCGTTCGGCTCTGCTGCTGGGCAAGGCCAAGGACAACAACGCCTCGGCCGCCATCGGCCCCTTCATCCGCCTGTTCGACGGTCGGTTCGGCATGGACGACGTCCGCAAGGCCGAGGTGCGCCTGGAGGTCATCGGACCGGACGGCTTCGTCATGGACGGGACCAGCAACATGGCCCTGATCAGCCGCGACCCGGAAGAGCTGGTGCGACAGGCGGCGGGCGCCAATCACCAGTATCCGGACGGCTTCGCCCTGTATCTCGGCACCATGTTCGCGCCGGTCGATGACCGTGGCCCGCCGGGGCTGGGCTTCACCCACAAGGTCGGGGACCGCGTGCGCGTGTCCTCGCCCAAGCTGGGCGTGCTGGAGAACATTGTGACCACGTCGGACAAGGCGCCGCCGTGGGTGTTTGGAGTGTCGGCCCTGATGCGCAACCTGGCGCAGCGCGGCCTGCTGGGGGCGAGCGTATGA
- a CDS encoding SDR family NAD(P)-dependent oxidoreductase, translating into MSAAIYPSLKDKLVVVTGGGSGIGAALTDGFARQGARVVFLDIAVEDSKALEASLAGLSPAPVFHPCNLTDVEALQACLAEIAATHGPVEVLVNNAANDDRHALAEVTPAYWEDRIAVNLRHLYFATQSVAPAMQAAGRGVILNLGSISWHLGLPELSLYETAKAGIEGMTRALARELGADGVRVACIVPGNVKTPRQMKWYTPEGEAEIVAAQCLKGRIEPRDVAALAMFLASDDARFITGHEYFVDAGWR; encoded by the coding sequence ATGAGTGCCGCGATTTATCCGTCGCTGAAGGACAAGCTGGTCGTGGTGACCGGCGGCGGCTCGGGCATCGGCGCCGCCCTGACCGACGGGTTCGCCCGGCAGGGCGCCCGCGTGGTGTTTCTGGACATCGCGGTCGAGGACTCGAAGGCGCTGGAGGCGTCGCTGGCCGGCCTGTCGCCCGCGCCGGTCTTCCATCCCTGCAACCTGACCGACGTCGAGGCCCTGCAAGCCTGTCTGGCCGAGATCGCCGCAACGCACGGCCCGGTCGAGGTGCTGGTCAACAACGCCGCCAACGACGACCGCCACGCGCTGGCCGAGGTCACGCCCGCCTATTGGGAGGACCGGATCGCGGTGAACCTGCGCCATCTGTATTTCGCGACCCAGTCGGTGGCTCCGGCCATGCAGGCGGCGGGGCGGGGGGTGATCCTGAACCTCGGCTCGATCAGCTGGCATCTGGGGCTGCCCGAACTTTCGCTCTACGAAACCGCCAAGGCGGGGATCGAGGGGATGACGCGGGCGCTGGCGCGGGAACTGGGCGCCGACGGCGTGCGGGTCGCCTGCATCGTGCCGGGCAATGTGAAGACCCCGCGCCAGATGAAATGGTACACCCCGGAAGGGGAGGCGGAGATCGTCGCGGCGCAATGTCTCAAGGGCCGGATCGAGCCGCGCGACGTGGCCGCGCTGGCGATGTTCCTGGCGTCGGACGACGCCCGCTTCATCACGGGACATGAGTATTTCGTGGACGCCGGCTGGCGCTAG